The window CCTGGCTGCAGTGCCTGCCAGCCTGCCTTGCTCCCTCACTGTGCTGCACCTGGGCTGAAACTGTATCCAGCAGGTGGAGGCAGCCCGGCCGTGTGGGGCACGGGGACTGCGCTACCCGCTGCCTCAGCACAACCAGCTGGGAGCAGCGGGGCTGCCCGCAGGGGCATTGCGGCCTCTGTGGGGCCTGCACACACTGCATGTCTATGGTAATGGATTGGAGCGCGTGCCCCTGGCTCTGCCTCGCCGCCTGAGGTCCCTGGTGCTGCCTCATAACCATGTGGCTGCACTGGGCGCCCGTGACCTGCCTGCCACACCAGGGCTAGCTGAGCTCAACCTGGCCTACAACCACCTGGCCAGTGCCTGTGTACATCACCAGGCCTTCGGCCCATGTGTGCCCTACGCAGCCTCGACCTGGCTGGCAACCAGCTGACTCGGGTACCCACTGGTCTGCCTGTTGGCCTGCACACCCTGCGGCTACAGTGCAACCAGCTGCAGGCCTTAGAACCTGAGCAGCTGGCTGGCCTGGACCAATTGCGGGAGCTCAGTCTGGCACACAACCGACTCTGAGTGGGTGACATCGAACCCGGCACCTGGCACGAGCTACAGGCTCTCCAGGTCAGGATGGACTGGTTAGCCACACTGTCTCTAGGCTGTCCCTATGAtccctccagcctctgcctgCCCAGGTCCTCCTCCACAGGCTGGATGATACCACCAGAAGAGCTCCCCACTGGGGGCCAGGCCTGGGGTGGGTAAGACAGATCTAGCCTCCAGGCCTTTGGCAGTGCTGTCCCTGCCGCCTGGTCCTCTGAGACattccctccacctcccttgtAAACACTGTGGCCTCTAGCTCCTGACCACCATTGATTCCAGAGTTTAAAGcaggtcaggcactgttctaggcattgGATATGCCGCTGAGAACAGGAACACGGCTCCCGGCCCAGGCATAAATAACCCTGGTtagggagaaagcaatcaataacataGGTAAATGCTAGTGTTAGGAGAGGAGGACATGGGTTAAGAAGTGCCATCTTCATTAATGACTAATTGGATCAATGTCTCCCACAGCAGGTAGGAACCTGTCTGTACCCTAGCACCTGTACTGGGGCTTGCCCCGGAAAGCACTGCACTGTTTACCTCTGTTGAGGGGAGGAATTCAGCAGCAAGGAAGGGGCTCGGGGAAGGGGTAGAACTGGGTTACGCATGGATAGGAGGAGGGCTTGGGAGGAGAGTGGTTTGGGGTTTAGCTGAGCAGTTGGCCCAGGGCCTGGAGCCATCACAGGGCTGTCTCTGCCTGGCTGCCCAGGTGTTGGACCTTGGCCACAACGAACTGTCTTTTGTGCCTCCCGACCTACCTGAGGCCCTTGAGGAGCTGCACCTGCAGGGCAACCACATCAGCCATGTGGGCCCCAAAGCCTTCTTCAGCACGCCTAGCCTGCGTGCCCTCTTTCTCAGGTGCCCTCAGGGTGGCTGGTGGACCCAGGTGGCAGGGGAGGGCCATGATAGGTTGTGGGGGACCCCAGTAGGGATCAGGATGGTTATGGCCCCTGCCTTGCACCTGCCCTCATGCCTGCCTGTTGGTCCAGGGGAAATAGGCTTCACATGACCAGCATTGCACCCGAGGCCTTCCTGGGCCTCCCACACCTGTGCATAGTGGACACGAGTAACCCTGAGCAGGTCTTGATCCAGCTGCCGCCCACAGCACCACATCAGTCACGTGCAGTGGGCCTCTGACCTAAGGGGCCTGTCAGAACAGTCCAGATCCCTGGGGTTCTCCCTGGGGTTCTGCTGGGCCATGGACTAAGGAGATAGTGCCCACTTGGGGCCTCAACCCGTTTCTCCCAGGTCTTGAGGACTAAGCCTGCCTGACCTATGCTGGCTAAGAGGCTGGGGTCCTCACACATAGGGAGGGACTGAGGGATGCAGCTCACACATCAGTTGCCAGACCAGCAGCCCTGTTGGCCATGTCCACACTCCCAAATGGCGACAATAAagcctacttcttttttttacagagacagacagagagtcaagagtgagggatagacagggacagacagacaggaacggagatgagaagcatcaatcattagtttttcgttgcgcattgtgacaccttagttgttcattgattgctttctcatatgtgccttgaccacaggccttcagcagactgaacaaccccttgcttgagccagcgaccttgggtccaagctggtgaatttttgctcaaaccagatgagcccacactctagctggcgacctcggggttcttgaacctgggtcttccgcatcccagtccaacgctctatccattgcgccaccgcctagtcaggcaataaAGCCTAATTCTTTTGAGCACTCATGACCAATCAGGTGTCCTTCACTTTGTGGTATGGGAGTGGTTCTTGCCATCCCTACATCCAGTGGGGTAAATTGAAGCTGTAGGATGCTGTGGGGCAgttgttaggcttgcttgccgggtaccagctgcaagcattttgcctgattggtataTGAGTGTGTGGCTGCGCCAGGTgtatatggcctatataaggctatgggtgcttgtgcttgagAGGTGGGGATTGTAGATGACGGGCTGCCCGACAGCCACTGTgagaggccattttgctgttgtttttttgcctgagaggtggtttcccctgcctgtgtgcttgtctgccattgtgagactttattaaacagaatggcccaaccatttccagctctgcagtttttctaccatatgcctgaatccaatgtggacatgcctggcctcggccactggcattataggTGCTAAGTGGATCAGGCAATTTGGTCCGTGTCCCGTGGCCACTGAGTGGCAGGACTGGATTTCAAGGCTCCAAAACATACGTGGGTCCAAGCACCATCACATATGATCCAACCACACATATAAACCCAGATAGGCCTAAGGTCACTGGGCCTATCTGGGTTTACATGTGAAGATTAAGTGTATGGTGGGGCAAGCACCCTCAGGCAGGTCACAGATCTTTTGACAGAGGTCCTGGCCTTCACATGCAAGAATATATCCTGCACAGACATCCCCCCCACCCAGCCtgcctgtggggcagctgtgttaggcttgctcactggtgtaccagctgcaggCACTCTGCTTGACTGGTGTGTGAACACCTGGCAGTGCCCCGTGTGTATGGCccatgtaaggctatgggtgctcgcACTCGGGGATTGTGGATGTGTGGATTGTCTGCCCACCAATGTGAGAggtattttgctgtttgttttccctgacaggcagtttcccctgcctttgTGCTTGTCCGCTGtagagactttattaaacagaatggcccaaccctttctggctctgcaattTTTCTACCGtcagcccaaatccaatgtgaacctgcctggcctcagccaccagcattacactgcTATTCTTACAGGTACCTCCTCCTCTACTACCtctggggagggtgtgtgtgggggagaccCAGCCCAACCACTGAGGGTAAGAAACAAAGGCGAGATGGAGAGGTGAGTGTGCCCTTGGCTGTTTATTCCATGTGTCAGCCCTAGAGCCTAGCTGCGCCAGGGCACACCCCTGGGGAACCAGCCAGGTTCTGACTGGTCTCAGAGGCTTCTTTGGGGTTTGGGTAGGCTTAAGGGTTAAGgctggggagggacaggaagTAAAGTGCTTGCAGGGACTCTCAGGGCTTGGTCCTAGCTGCTCTCCCAGAACAGGCCAGGGGCACAGGCTAGCTGGTTGGCATCGTCCCCGATACCCCCTGCCATGGAGGTTCCTGCTGGGCTGGGTGGGCCTAGCAGGGGATGAGTCCATCCAGAGCCAACGGTCCATTGATTGTCTGCTTCTCTGGTCTGAGGTTGTGGCCATGTCAGCTCCTCCCAGCACCAGGGCCTTGAGCCTGCTCCCCGATTTCCAGGGACTGCCAGCTCAATCAGCCCCTCACCTACGCAGCCGCTGTAGCTGCAGGAGAGGCCATTGGGGTCAGTGGGACCACAGCACAGCTGTCCACTCCACCCCAACACTTGAGCCACTCACCTCATTCTCGACCAGGTTCCGCCTGTAGAGTGCCTCCTTTGCGGCTTCCTGGGGGTCCAAAGGGTGGTCAGTGGGAAGCCCCAGGCAGCCTTAGTCCCCCTGTCCCCACCTGAACCCTACCCAGCTCACCCTGCTGCCATCGTTGCCCAGGCGCCGGGCAGCCTCTGTGTAGAATTGCAGCTGACGCTCCAGCTGGGCGATATATTCTGAGGGCGGGAGGGGGTCAGAATGGGGCCACACCACTGCCCCTCCTTCATGTGCCTGTCCCTGAGCCCTTACCCCGACGGATGCCTGGGCCCCCCTGCTCCAGCTGAGCCCTCTGCCACTGGCTGCGATGCATGATGTCCTGGTACTGCTGGGCCACCTCTGGGGGCACTGGCCGCCGTGCCTGCCTCAGGGCCAGGATCTGGGAGTGTACAGAGGGGGCTGTGAAGGCCTTGCCTGAACCTACAGATGACCCAGTCCTGCCCCACCATCCCCAGTGGTTGGATACCCACCTTCCGCTCCAGGCGCTCTTGGTCAAAGGCCAGCACACTGAGGCTATGCAGGGGCCGGGTGGATCTACAGGGTAGGGATAGGGAGGAGGGTCTGTAATGATACACCATACCTGACCCCATTAATTTGACATGCTGGACCGTAAAGAATAGCTAGAGACAAGCCAGGCCCACCACAATGTTGCTAAGCCCATAACCCAGTGATGATGATGTACACCCAGGCAACTACGCTGTATACCTAAGCAACTGCGATGCCAGGAAGTCGggaagggcttcctggaggaaatgaCAGCCAATTTGTGATCTGCAGGAGTCAGAGTTAGGCAGAGGAACCAGGAACAAGTGTGGGAGTAGAGGTACTTAGgccctgcaggggtccccaaactttttacacagggggccagttcactgtcccacagaccgttggagggccaccacatacagtgctcctctcactgaccaccaatgaaagaggtgccccttccagaagtacagcagggggctggataaatggcctcagggggccgcatgcggcccgcgggccgggcagtagtttggggacgcctgacttAGGGCATTGTAACATAGAAGCCAAGAGGACAGTGAAAACTAGGTGTAACCATGAACCAACGGGAAGAAGTACGGAGAGAAAAGCCTGGATATATCAACAGTGGTCAGATCAAAAAAggtattaagcctgaccaggtggtggcgcagtggatagagcattggatgggacgcggaggacccaggttcaaaatccctaggttgctggcttgagcacaggctcattagcttgcgcgtgggtcgctggcttgagcccagaggtcgctggcttgaagcccaaggtcactggcttgagcaaggggtcacttgctctgatgtagcccctggtcaaggaacatatgagaaagcaatcaatgaacaactaaggggccgcaatgaagaactgatgcttcttatctctctctcccttcctgtctgtctgtctctatctgtccctttctctttctctgtccctcaaaaaaaataaaaaggtattaaaAACCAAAGTGAGGATTTTAAACTGGATCCTCCAGAAGAAAAGGAGCcaggaaagattttattttgtttgtttttttaagtgagaagagagagagacaggaagggagagagatgagaagcatcaactcatagttgtggtacttcaggttgttcattgcttctcaaaccagtgacttttgggctcaagccagcaaacttgggcttcaagccagtgatcatgggattatgtcaatgatcccatgctcaagtcggcaaccctgcgctcaagctggtgagcctgcactcaagctggatgagcctgtgttcaagctggtgacctcagggtttcaaatctgggaccagggcaatgctctatccactgtgccaccaccagtcaggcaagccaggaaatgttttaaagtaggaaaaggaccctggccggttggctcagtggtagagtgtcggcctggcgtgcaggagtcccgggttcgattcctggccagggcacacaggagaagcgcccatctgcttctccacccctccccctctccttcctttctgtctctctcttcccctcccacagccaaggctccattggagcaaagttggcccaggcgctgaggatggctccatggcctctgcctcaggcgctagaatggctctggttgcaacagagcaacgccctagatgggcagagcatcgccccctggtgggcgtgccgggtggatcctggtcgggcgcatgagggagtctgtctgactgcctccccgttaccagcttcaggaaaatacaaaaaaataaataaaaaaaataaagtaggcaaAGAACATGCTCCAATTTATGCCTGATGAGATACTGTCCAGGAAAGGCTGAGATTGGAAGAGGGGGGGTTCTTTCCAGCACGGCTTGGCCCAGTCACCTACCTGTTTCCTGGCTCCCTCGTAGGGGCAGGCATGGGAGGGGCCTTCCCTTTGGGCCCAGCAACCTGCTTCAAAGACAAAACCAGTCTTGTGAGCCTTGTTCCCACCCCCTTGAACCAAGCCTCCCTCCCTGGGGTTGTTGCTGGGTGGGGGGCTCACTGTGGGCATAGCTGCTGGCACAGGGTCGATAACTAGCCACCTCTCAGTTACTGTCTCCAATTGCTGGGCCGTCAGTGGCTCTCGAATCCGGACCATCACTTCCAGCCGTCCCCCCGTGGGCCGGCGACCATCTAGGACCTGAGCAGGAATAAGAGGAGGCTGTTGAGAAGCAGGCAGTGGCTGGAGTCCCAGGGCTGGGTCAGGAAGAATGAGATATTTCCAAAATATGGGCTTATGGGTCCGAACTGGTCATAATGGAATAGGGTTCTGGGAGTATTTAAGGCTGAGAGTCAGGAGGTCTTGGACTTCCAGGGGAGGAGTTGGGTTGGCAGAGAAGACCCTTGGGAGGCTCAGGACAGGGATCTTTTGAGTAATGTTAGTGAGTAACACGGCCATACTGAACATTCAAATTAATGTCCATGTCTTACCTCAAGGATCTCCCGGACCTCACATGCCATCTCCAGGACATCCAGCTTCAGCTGGGCTGTGCCCAGGACCCGGTCAGTCTTGAACAGCCTCCTGTGTATGTGAGGGGGCACAGGATGGTTGGCCTAGGGcagtttcccctcccccacagcccctgCAAGGCCTGGCCACCTAGCTTACCCCTTATGGACCACTTCGAACTTGATGCCTTTGGTCTGGATTGCCCTTCGGAAGCCTCGGTGGCTGCGGTTGATGCACAGTTTAAACTGCTCCTTGAACTCTgcccagggaaggagggagggggcaggctaTGGTCTCATGTTCTttctgcaggggaggggaggtacCTGTTGCCCATGTCTCACCAGGGGAGTCTGTGCTCTTGATCACACTAGTCTTGTCTTTCTGGGCTTCTTCCTGGAACCGGACAGGAGTCAGAAAGCTCAGGGACTAGGGCCTAGAGGGGGACCCTTGCCCGACCCACTTCTCATCCTGACGGGGCTTGAGCAGACCCTCTGGCTCTCCACATACCACGTTGGGATAGGGGAAATCGAACCGAACGAAGACATCCAGATCACTGGGGGACAGCCCTGTGGGACAACAAGGGTCACAGCTGGGCAGAGAGGTGGTCCCCACAACCCTGACCCCTGCACGCCATCCCCTCACCTGGAGGCGTGGGCAAGTTGACGCCCTTCACGATGAACAGGAGCATGTCATTGCTGCTGAGGTCTGGGAAGATCCTTCCAGGAGGGCAGGTGGGGAGACACAGTCACCTCAGCCCCACTGCCTGCCTGCCTACTCCTTTGGCAGGGGTAGAGAACAAACCCCACACTGGCCTTTGGGGGTGTCTTAGCTCCTGAGCtcgagttttatttatttatttatttttatttatttaggtgactGGGCCAAGCCGTGCTGGAAAGAACCCCCCCTCTTTCAA is drawn from Saccopteryx leptura isolate mSacLep1 chromosome 1, mSacLep1_pri_phased_curated, whole genome shotgun sequence and contains these coding sequences:
- the PODNL1 gene encoding LOW QUALITY PROTEIN: podocan-like protein 1 (The sequence of the model RefSeq protein was modified relative to this genomic sequence to represent the inferred CDS: inserted 2 bases in 2 codons; deleted 1 base in 1 codon; substituted 4 bases at 4 genomic stop codons), yielding MVTPCTTWRYPDPLHSQWLSLLLLLLLGPPTIPGMEDDAAFPYLGESLQPPPGACPLRCSCPRADTVDCDGLDLRVFPHNKPLPYNITRAAQHLPLQNNXLQELPYNELSRLTRLRTLNLHNNLISSEGLPDEAFESLTQLQYIYVANNKLSVAPQFLPRSFQVADLAANQVTQIFSLTFGEKPALRSVYLHSNQLSNAGLPPDAFHGSETITTLSFSNNLLSYLPPSLPPSLERLYLQNNLISKVPRXALSRXSHLRELYLHHNQLTDSGLDAATFSKLHRLEYLDLSHNHLAAVPASLPCSLTVLHLGXNCIQQVEAARPCGARGLRYPLPQHNQLGAAGLPAGALRPLWGLHTLHVYGNGLERVPLALPRRLRSLVLPHNHVAALGARDLPATPGLAELNLAYNHLASACVHHQAFXPMCALRSLDLAGNQLTRVPTGLPVGLHTLRLQCNQLQALEPEQLAGLDQLRELSLAHNRLXVGDIEPGTWHELQALQVLDLGHNELSFVPPDLPEALEELHLQGNHISHVGPKAFFSTPSLRALFLRGNRLHMTSIAPEAFLGLPHLCIVDTSNPEQVLIQLPPTAPHQSRAVGL